A region from the Microcebus murinus isolate Inina chromosome 3, M.murinus_Inina_mat1.0, whole genome shotgun sequence genome encodes:
- the MTHFD2 gene encoding bifunctional methylenetetrahydrofolate dehydrogenase/cyclohydrolase, mitochondrial, with protein sequence MAATSLVSVLASRLFRPAQSCCLRHRPFHLAAVRNEAVVISGKKLAQQIKQEVRQEVEEWVASGNKRPYLSVILVGENPASHSYVLNKTRAAADVGINSETIVKPASISEEELLNLINKLNNDDNVDGLLVQLPLPEHIDERKICNAVSPDKDVDGFHVINVGRMCLDQYSMLPATPWGVWEIIKRTGIPTLGKNVVVAGRSKNVGMPIAMLLHTDGAHERPGGDATVTICHRYTPKEQLKKHTILADIVVSAAGIPNLITADMIKEGATVIDVGINRVQDPITAKPRLVGDVDFEGVRKKAGYITPVPGGVGPMTVAMLMKNTIIAAKKLLRLEEREVLKSKELGVATN encoded by the exons AAATGAAGCTGTTGTCATTTCTGGAAAGAAACTGGCCCAGCAGATCAAGCAGGAAGTGCGGCAGGAGGTGGAAGAGTGGGTGGCCTCTGGCAATAAACGACCCTACCTAAGCGTGATTCTGGTTGGAGAGAATCCTGCAAGTCACTCCTATGTCCTCAACAAAACCAGAGCTGCTGCAGATGTGG GAATCAACAGTGAGACAATTGTGAAACCAGCTTCAATTTCAGAGGAAGAATTGTTGaatttaatcaataaattaaataatgatgataatgtgGATGGCCTTCTTGTTCAGCTGCCTCTTCCAG AGCACATTGATGAGAGAAAGATTTGCAATGCTGTTTCTCCAGATAAGGATGTTGATGGCTTTCATGTAATTAATGTAGGGCGAATGTGTCTGGATCAGTACTCCATGTTACCAGCTACCCCGTGGGGTGTGTGGGAAATAATTAAGAGAACCG gTATTCCAACCCTAGGAAAGAATGTGGTCGTGGCTGGAAGGTCAAAAAATGTTGGAATGCCCATTGCAATGTTACTACACACAGATGGGGCACATGAACGTCCTGGAG gtGATGCCACTGTTACAATATGTCACCGATATACTCCCAAAGAGCAGTTGAAGAAACATACAATTCTTGCAGATATTGTAGTATCTGCTGCAG GCATTCCAAATCTGATCACAGCGGATATGATCAAGGAGGGAGCAACAGTGATTGATGTGGGAATAAATAGAGTTCAAGATCCTATAACTGCTAAACCCAGATTGGTTGGAGATGTGGATTTTGAAG GAGTCAGAAAAAAAGCTGGTTACATCACTCCAGTTCCTGGGGGTGTTGGTCCCATGACAGTGGCGATGCTAATGAAGAATACCATTATTGCTGCAAAAAAATTGCTGAGGCTTGAAGAGCGGGAAGTGCTGAAGTCTAAAGAGCTTGGAGTAGCCACTAATTAA